The stretch of DNA TGCTTTCACAAATCAAGTATGATTATCCACATgtggcatttttatttaaaatatcacaaaaaactCTAATAAAGTTGAGATAAATTTTGTAACATGATATATTTAGCTTTCacggttgttttttttttgcagaaaagacATATTTTGTTGACCATGATGGATTTGTAAAAGCcataaaagtgtaaaacatccagcatggtggtggcagcatcatgctgtgatgTCTCTTAATCAGAGACAGGGAAGCTGTTCAGTTAATGAGAGCGTTTTGCAGAATACACTGAGCTGTAGATGTGTCATAACTACTCCAGAAAATCTttctctatgtttttttttttttttttaactgattgtAGGAAGACATAGAGGCCAAACGGGAAACTCATGGGAATTTCAATGCCATGGTGCTTCTCCTGGACTGTCTGAAGAGACGGGAGAACTGGCCGGAGCAGTTCATCAAGGCGCTAGCGGCTTGTGAGCACAAAAGCCTCGCAGCTGAAATCAAAAAAGAATACGACTCCCTGCTACAGGTTAACAGTAAGTCACTTTATCATCTGAAGCTTAAAACTTTGCTTTATGTGATGTTTATGCCTTTGTATTATGACACGTATTGATATAAATGACAGCTTAAGCTTCTCTTTTATGTTACTGCCACCTgactttattgcttttattaacTATACAGTACTTGAAGCTGAAGCCTTAGTCACTCTTATTGGCTGAGAGCTAATGTCGGAGTGCCTAAAGTGCTTCTAACACCGTGTTTATTAATGTTTCCATGAATGCTGCTGGTAGGATGTGTTGTGGGTCATATGTAGATCTGAAGGAAAGAACATCTCTGCTAGgagtgggcatttatcgtatctTTTATCAATTATTGAtaataatttcaatttattgttgtcacgataaattccaattaatgacgTGAACTTACTTTCATAACTTCAGTTTGCtcagtggaaacacagctattgaTGGTGTGATAGAAATTGATCAAACTGTATTTTATCTTTTGAAAGGCTAAAGTTGTAAGCTTTCTGACTGTGAGTGATGCTAACAACCTGAGTAAAACagtaaatgataaataaatgtgtataATTTCTGATGCCTACCCTCCACAGCGCTCCAGTCTTAACCTAGCCACTGTTTGCTTCATCTTAGATCCCAGCTCAGGCTCGGCTGCAGCTACTGTGGTCAGGGCTCATGTCCACCCGGCTCCAGCTGCCAGCCAGCTGCCCGTCTCCGAGAGCATTGCGGATGTTCAGCCGGCTCCCCCTGAGCCAGCCTCTCAGGCCCCGGCTCCTGTCCACGCTCCTGCACAGCAGCAAGTGCCTCAGATGGCGGCCGATTCCCCACCTGAACCCATCTCTGAGCCGCCCGCTCAGGATGAGCTTCCACGCCTTCCGTCTACTCCGCCCCCATCTCCTGAGATCCAGCATGCAGCCGAGGGAAAACACGCTCCCCACCAGGAGCCGGAGGAAAACTCAGAGTCTGATATCCAGAATCCTTCTGGTGATACCGGCGCAGGGAGGAAAGAGGCTGTCGTCGTGGTGACCTCCCctcaggagcagcagcagcaacgtCCGGTCCCTCAAAGTGGAGCTGATCATCTCCAAGCAGCAGCCGCCACAGAGCCGAGTCTGTCTTTAACGTCGGTCAGCTCTGATGGGTCTGATGGGTCATCTGTGCTAACTCTGACTCCAGAGAAACAGCCAGTCCAGGACACCACCCCACCAGCACACAAGGTTCCTCTGCAGCCCCAGATGAGCACTGAACATACAGCTGCTCAGGCCAGTAACAACACCTTCTATACTCCAAATCAtctagaagaaaaaacattgtgCTACCTGCTGTTGATTTTGTGGTACCTTTGGTTTTCAAGTACCTTTATCAGGTCCACAATGCAGTGTTTCGATGTAGATATAAATGCCGTTCGCTCAAATTGATGCcagagaaatgataaaacatacaGTAGCTTCTACAATATTTGTGCAAGCTATCAAACATCTCATATTACATATTAGGTGATGGTATtggatgtttttaaacattacGTCTCTCTTTCCCTACAGGCTGTTAAAAGTAGACCGCAGACTGtagcttcttcttctcctgagCCGTTTGCCAACAAGAGAGATGGCTTTCATCAAGACGCCGATGATAACTCGGTGTGCCTGAGCAAACCTACTCAGCTCGTCAGCATCCAGCCAGTTAATCACCCCAGTCCTCCAGTCCAGTCGCAGAGCTCCTCGCTGCAGCCTTACTCCGGCGACAGTGAGCGATTGGAACTAAGCGACCCTTCGTCAGACACCTGTCTTCCTTCCTGCACCGCTCAAGTCGAGAAGCCTGATTCAGCAGAACCGCATCAGGAGAACGGGAATGTTCCAGACCACAGCGAACCAGAGGAGAACCACTACGAGTCTCCAAACCAGAGCTTCGACGTGGCGGAGAACGTGGTTCACGTAGCAGAGATGCCATCCATCCTCAATCTTGACGGCCAAGCTCCAGAGCCACAACTTCAAATCGTCAACGGAGAACCGGCCAAAGGAAGCTTTTCTGCATGCATCAATGCTGCAGATGACACTGCGTCGAGTTTTAACAGCCGCCACAGCGAGAACTACACCCCCATCGAGTCAAAGCCTCTGCCCAGTTCAGAGAAAACCACTCCTCCCGACCCCAGCGACGGCCAATCCATGACAAGAAAGTACATTCTGATCGGTGCTGGAGTGGGGGCCTGCGCTCTGTTGATGGCGTTGAAGTTTAAGCGTTAAAGACAGGCAAGTTAAGGGGGTAAGGATAGTGACTGAGAATCATCATGGTGTCATATTGTAATCCTTGCACTCAGAGGGCACAGGACAGACGCTCAACAATTACAGGTACCATGCCAGACCTTTGTTCGTGTCATTAATTCATATCTGTTGTTGGTGTTCAGCAATGAATGACTTTGActttggcataaaaaaaaacccaaatcaaaACTCTTGACATTAGCATTGGTTCACTTCAGTGAGGTGAGGTGGCATCTCAGGTGATTTCTTAACAAGCTGCAAATGTGGGTTTTTATAAAGGTACCTGATGGAAAATAATGTTGcctcacaaaagtattcacacactttaacttcaatgcattttattgagattttatgtgataggtCTATACTAGGAGTGAATTACTAAATTAGAAGTTAAAAAATTGATGGAAAGAAAATTGTGGCATTTGTTCTCCAGTGTTCTGTAGCAAACCACTGAGGTCTACACAATACAGCTGGATTTGAAATTAAAGGTGAAATCatacctgatagtctggtagagtctgttcgattggggaccaaactttttgttttgcatttgttatattttcagctggaGCGGTTCGCTTTTGTTCTGCGTTGTCCAATGATCccaactaattgaaaaaccgGTTCCTtccctcacctgtgggggcactgcaccaagaaccactgaaggaaacgacacaaaaacctctgaagaagacactgaggcCAACTTCCTCTTCACGATatctaaacaaaaatagagtagcatcagattttagtggttgcaggatttctcttttgtctttggctgaagaccacgagccatttctcccgctagtgCTACATACtcatgtttgtttgtatttacccagaataccatGACTtatagtccgcttcctgctttttgatctttctccggtccgcttgcatccacatatgcattcgTACCGCACCAGAGCTCACTTCTACCGAACTGAGACCTAGGTTTGTTGGCGTTCCAGAGTTAgcttttttttggtctgcacCAGAGTTCGATTACGCATTCACatctccccaaacaaaccagaccgTCAAGGCAAACACACTAGGGTTCAATTAAAGCGAACTTAACAGGGCTGGAGTGATGCATCCTAAACGAAGCATGATGCTCCACAGTATGGCGGTATTTTGCACTAGTACCTTGAAGCAAAGAAGTCcttgggttcaaatcctggcaGGTAGTCTTGAGGTTCTCCGTGTGCATCCTGTCTGGGTTTGTTAGGTTTATTAGTTTGTTCAAAGTGCCTCTAAGAGTGAGCATATCTGTGGTGAACCACGCCTCATCCTTGATGATCACTGGAGATAGGTACCTAGACCTAGCAGAGACCTCTATTGCACTGAATTTCATTCAAGGATAGCAGAGtaacacatgcatacacacactgtaaaatctctaaaaaatacattgatgttttttaactttatcaGATGAGGAAAACGTTCAAGGGATGAGAATACTTTTCACAAGCCACTGCATGTTCTTTGATTTATCTTGGAGGTGGAGGAAGTGGGAGGCAGGAGCTTTTCATATTTAACTCTTTACTTTCTGTCGGTATTTGGAAGCTGGCCTGCAAAAGCCCGCTGTACTCCATAtttatttgtacatatttgACACATTTACTCTACGTAGGTGTGTACctattaagaaaaacaaaaaaatgtgaaaagcctAAATATTGTGCAAGAAATCGAATTTATTTGTTCttcttgaggaaaaaaaacaatctttcaaATTTTAGCTCaagtttttttaacaaagtatttttatgaCAAGTAGATTGTGGGCTTATGTAATAAGATGGATTTTAACTAGAACTTGCTGATTTTTACATGATTTTAtcagttgaaatgttttaatgtgtaaCAGAAAATGTAGTTAATGTTACTgcattatatatttaaaaaagaacagtCTTTAAAGTGTGTAAATGATCATCCTGGAGGGTCCTTAGCAGTTTGTTAATCAGTGATTTGCTAAATCATTCTTtctgccatctagtggacatATTTGGTTTTACAGGTTGCTTTCCTTCAGGTAGAAATGTCTCCTGAATCACGATGTAAAGGTGAaagatttttattgtaaatagttTGTCGATAAACAAAGCACACTTTTCAAAGAGTTAATTCATTATGTTTTGCACGTGTAAATTGCATAGGTGAAGATAGAGTCAGATAGATGGAGAgtcttcattgtttttcttcgGGTTTTGCTCTTAAGTTCTGTCTGAACTTGTATGCACTGTTTGTATCTATGCACTCCGACCGTcacatcaataaaatacattgatacCATTTGAAttacatgtatattttacatattttgtgtgTGAGGAAACATAACTCGGTGTCTGTCTTGCACTTGGGTCGGCTCCGGGGCCACATTTGGCTCTTTAGGCCCTTAAGAGTGACTCCTAATAACTTTTAGCTGTAGCGTTGCAGAACTGAAAAATGCTTTGTTGCTTAAAGGGAACAAGAAAGGCTTTCATCTAAACTCTACAAAGAATTGTAACCGAAAAATGACAACAATGCCAAAGAAAATTTTCTTAttgtacagatttttttctattttgtgcACATAATGAAGCTGAACccaatgtgctttttaaaaaaaaataaaataaaattctttcatctttttcaaAAGAAGTTAATCAAAAAGTCGAGACATTacgtaaaacattttaatattgacattttaCAATAGTTCAGATGACCGTATTGTTGGAGTTCATTCATATttgtctctgtgctccaccagtttcaggacccgaccagaacccctgagtgtaaattaccttgagaaataatgagatttggttatgtataaaaacaggctttaatgccgataaatgatcaaatgttacaagccATACATGTCATAAATGGAACAGATGCAGAGTTACATTCACAGTCCAGCGCTGGGGCCACACTTAGCTCACCTTATGGCTGAAACCAAGTGAGGCAAAGATTGTGGCACgagtttagctttttattcttctctgcTATCAGTACCCTCCAAGGGTAGtctaatcagtttcagtctgtttatgCATGCCTGGCGTCAGtcatacaaaaacatgtttgtgtacGCTGTGGCGTGTGCGTGTCACCAGATTAAAAAGGAGGTTAAAAGACATAGAGGAAAAGATAGAATCTATAACAGTATATTGATGTGTTACAAAGGTCTATTTAAAGTCCATACGCACGTTTAATTGAGAATTCTGTGGAAGACCCTGAAAATTGCTACTTTACAAATTCTCTCCATTTAATCTGACTAATTTTGAGCtacttttcaattaaaaaaacaaaccaaacaaaagccAAAAAAGCCTCAAAGCTGACACAGACATCACATACCCCAAAATACTTGCAGGTGAAATTGCAGAAGGATGGTTCAACGAAATATTGAACtgatgtggctgaccacaaaaGCACGTGATACATTTAAAATCGTCATTTGCTAGGAGGGGATTCAaccttgttttatttgtcagagTCACAGCTAGCTACAATTTGATTATAAAGCACTTTtatcattagaaaaataaatacaataagcAATTGTTGCGCTACATATaagtatttaaatgttcattctAATTGGATTATTTAATGTGGTAAAAATACAGGAAGAGACTTGAGTTTATAAACTGGTGGACTcgcgctctgattggttctcACGTCCTTCCATCAACTCCTAGCCCCGCCCACATCTGTCTTGACAGCGAACATAAAAAGGACATGTAGCTCAGCCATTTACGACTCCAGATATCCAGCTAATTATCTCGGCTGCCAGgcttttgtttgtatttacccCACAAATCATAGGCATTTATTCACTTATTCGCAACATAAGTCATATATGTAGCTAATTAGCCATTCAATGGCGTTTAATCAACGCGACGATGATGTCGTCGACGGAGAAGACGAAACGCCCTCGAAGCTGCCGCGGTGCAACAAGGAGATGCCCGGTTACTTCAGCAACGAGCCCCAAAATGAGGCTGCCGAGTCCGCCGGGAGAGCCACATCTGAGCGGCGGACGACCAACTCGACCGCGTGGCATCGGAAAGACTCGTTTAAGAAGACAAGGCCGCGTAGGTGTTAACAAAGCTAGCTTCGGATATATACTGAGAGGGGAAAGGGGGTTGCTGCATCTACACAAAACACAAGGCGGTACATACAAGAAACCTTGGGcactgaaattgttttaataatgaaatattatAATGTCGCGGTTTTTTTTAACGACTGAAGGTTGATAGGCTGTTGTGAGTGTGAAACTTAGTATCCGTTCGGCTTTGGCATTTGCCATGATATAAATGAGCCATAGAGGCAGTAAAAAGCcagaattttttctttttgcacaagATGGCGTTCGCGGTACACACTGTACTCCTTGTAGGAAAGAAGCTGCTTACCATTTTCTAGGCTAGTTGTGTCACATATAATTAATCCCCACTCAAACAAAATGTCAGTCATAATTTTCTATAATTTctacattaacaaaaaaataaaataaaaatgtctctgcATATGCTCCACACATTTCAGCTTTTCCTTGGTTTGGGATGGACATTGGAGGCACCCTGGTGAAACTCGTGTATTTTGAGCCCAAAGACATCACTGcagaagaagagcaggaggaggtggagaaccTGAGGAGCATCCGACACTACCTGACCTCCAACACCGCCTACGGCACCACCGGCATCAGGGACGTGCACCTGGAGATGAAGGACCTGACGCTGTGCGGCAGGACGGGGAACCTGCACTTCATCCGCTTCCCCACTCATGACCTGCCCGTCTTCATGCAGATGGGCCGCAACAAGCACTTCTCCAGCCTCCATACCACGCTCTGTGCCACAGGAGGGGGCGCCTACAAATTCGAGTCTGATTTCCGTACGGTGGGTGTGCAGTCTTTTGTCCgctttatttttgcagcttgGAATATAACAGCTGGAAAAGGGTCATCCAAAATACACCAACTGTTGGTTGAGTAGATGAACTATTTTGATTTCTTACACTAccgttttgtctttttacagtGACAAACATGAaacctgcaaaaaaagaaaaaaaaaagattttacacatttttaaaaatgggaatGGATGGGTCTCCAGTAGAAGTCAgttttgcaacaaatctgaagaggcctctaaCTGAAGAATGTTGTCATAGCAGTTTAACGACTGTCaagacatgctaacagctcaatatccAGGCAACAGAGATGATATTTCATAGTAGCATGTCCTGGGCGACACCATCAGTTGTTACCACTAATGCTAATCTACTTAATTTGCTTCTTCTGTTCCTCTTTATATCCCTGGAAAAAACATCACAGTGCACCTTTAAGCAAACTGGAGAGAATTCCCAACAAACTAATACTAGTGCAGCCAAAACTAGcttgcaaaagaaaattattaagGGCATAATgaagtgtatgtaaacttctcaGGCGCATCAAATTATGTTTATCCtgctgtgtgtctctctctttttcttaaaacacaaaaaacaaaacaaagatggccGACCTGGAGCTCCACAAGCTGGACGAGCTGGACTGTTTGGTTCGGGGGGTGCTGTACATCGACTCGGTGCTCACCAGCGGCCCCTCGGAGTGCTACTACTTTGAAAACCCCAGCGACCTGGACCACTGCGCTCAGAAGCCCTACACACTGGAGAACCACTATCCTCTGCTGCTGGTCAACATCGGCTCCGGAGTCAGCATCCTGGCCGTCT from Xiphophorus hellerii strain 12219 chromosome 19, Xiphophorus_hellerii-4.1, whole genome shotgun sequence encodes:
- the mavs gene encoding mitochondrial antiviral-signaling protein, producing the protein MSFASDKLYDGYLRLNMPTIVTNVKVRQIVPYLPCLTAHDREDIEAKRETHGNFNAMVLLLDCLKRRENWPEQFIKALAACEHKSLAAEIKKEYDSLLQVNNPSSGSAAATVVRAHVHPAPAASQLPVSESIADVQPAPPEPASQAPAPVHAPAQQQVPQMAADSPPEPISEPPAQDELPRLPSTPPPSPEIQHAAEGKHAPHQEPEENSESDIQNPSGDTGAGRKEAVVVVTSPQEQQQQRPVPQSGADHLQAAAATEPSLSLTSVSSDGSDGSSVLTLTPEKQPVQDTTPPAHKVPLQPQMSTEHTAAQAVKSRPQTVASSSPEPFANKRDGFHQDADDNSVCLSKPTQLVSIQPVNHPSPPVQSQSSSLQPYSGDSERLELSDPSSDTCLPSCTAQVEKPDSAEPHQENGNVPDHSEPEENHYESPNQSFDVAENVVHVAEMPSILNLDGQAPEPQLQIVNGEPAKGSFSACINAADDTASSFNSRHSENYTPIESKPLPSSEKTTPPDPSDGQSMTRKYILIGAGVGACALLMALKFKR
- the pank2 gene encoding pantothenate kinase 2, mitochondrial isoform X1; the encoded protein is MAFNQRDDDVVDGEDETPSKLPRCNKEMPGYFSNEPQNEAAESAGRATSERRTTNSTAWHRKDSFKKTRPPFPWFGMDIGGTLVKLVYFEPKDITAEEEQEEVENLRSIRHYLTSNTAYGTTGIRDVHLEMKDLTLCGRTGNLHFIRFPTHDLPVFMQMGRNKHFSSLHTTLCATGGGAYKFESDFRTMADLELHKLDELDCLVRGVLYIDSVLTSGPSECYYFENPSDLDHCAQKPYTLENHYPLLLVNIGSGVSILAVYSENNYKRVTGTSLGGGTFLGLCCLLTGCSTFEEALEMASQGESTHVDKLVRDIYGGDYERFGLPGWTVASSFGSMMFKEKRESVSKEDLARATLVTITNNIGSITRMCALNENIERVVFVGNFLRVNILSMKLLAYAMDYWSNGQLKALFLRHEGYFGAVGALLGLLHPS
- the pank2 gene encoding pantothenate kinase 2, mitochondrial isoform X2, giving the protein MAFNQRDDDVVDGEDETPSKLPRCNKEMPGYFSNEPQNEAAESAGRATSERRTTNSTAWHRKDSFKKTRPPFPWFGMDIGGTLVKLVYFEPKDITAEEEQEEVENLRSIRHYLTSNTAYGTTGIRDVHLEMKDLTLCGRTGNLHFIRFPTHDLPVFMQMGRNKHFSSLHTTLCATGGGAYKFESDFRTMADLELHKLDELDCLVRGVLYIDSVLTSGPSECYYFENPSDLDHCAQKPYTLENHYPLLLVNIGSGVSILAVYSENNYKRVTGTSLGGGTFLGLCCLLTGCSTFEEALEMASQGESTHVDKLVRDIYGGDYESFGSMMFKEKRESVSKEDLARATLVTITNNIGSITRMCALNENIERVVFVGNFLRVNILSMKLLAYAMDYWSNGQLKALFLRHEGYFGAVGALLGLLHPS